In the Magnolia sinica isolate HGM2019 chromosome 15, MsV1, whole genome shotgun sequence genome, one interval contains:
- the LOC131227950 gene encoding uncharacterized protein LOC131227950 isoform X2 has product MKSHKEWRYVILKILVTDGCKAEYVLQQCHWHSPELNMYGNSATGTLLRGHHQWEETVHHNAYHEDPYAKEFGIKISEKLASVEARILPAPWLKYHDTGREKDCLPQVGQWNMMNKISQLKFGSSETFF; this is encoded by the exons ATGAAGTCCCATAAAGAATGGAGATATGTAATTCTCAAAATTCTTGTTACTGATGGATGCAAAGCTGAATATGTACTGCAACAGTGCCATTGGCACTCTCCTGAACTGAATATGTACGGCAACAGTGCCACTGGCACTCTCCTCAGAGGACACCATCAATGGGAAGAG ACGGTTCACCACAATGCTTACCACGAAGATCCTTATGCAAAGGAGTTTGGCATCAAAATCAGTGAGAAACTTGCTTCGGTTGAAGCACGCATTTTACCTGCACCTTGG CTTAAATACCATGACACTGGTAGAGAAAAGGATTGCTTGCCCCAAGTTGGTCAATGGAATATGATGAACAAG ATTTCCCAACTGAAGTTCGGAAGTAGTGAAACTTTTTTCTGA
- the LOC131227950 gene encoding uncharacterized protein LOC131227950 isoform X1: MKSHKEWRYVILKILVTDGCKAEYVLQQCHWHSPELNMYGNSATGTLLRGHHQWEETVHHNAYHEDPYAKEFGIKISEKLASVEARILPAPWLKYHDTGREKDCLPQVGQWNMMNKVCFPGQLQLFKFQLSTFASNKPYM, translated from the exons ATGAAGTCCCATAAAGAATGGAGATATGTAATTCTCAAAATTCTTGTTACTGATGGATGCAAAGCTGAATATGTACTGCAACAGTGCCATTGGCACTCTCCTGAACTGAATATGTACGGCAACAGTGCCACTGGCACTCTCCTCAGAGGACACCATCAATGGGAAGAG ACGGTTCACCACAATGCTTACCACGAAGATCCTTATGCAAAGGAGTTTGGCATCAAAATCAGTGAGAAACTTGCTTCGGTTGAAGCACGCATTTTACCTGCACCTTGG CTTAAATACCATGACACTGGTAGAGAAAAGGATTGCTTGCCCCAAGTTGGTCAATGGAATATGATGAACAAG GTTTGTTTTCCAGGCCAATTGCAACTATTCAAGTTCCAACTATCAACATTTGCAA GTAACAAGCCATATATGTGA
- the LOC131227950 gene encoding protein argonaute 10-like isoform X3 has translation MEKLNLVNSVLFTGRWAKTGLYYETVQEIFKTVHHNAYHEDPYAKEFGIKISEKLASVEARILPAPWLKYHDTGREKDCLPQVGQWNMMNKVCFPGQLQLFKFQLSTFASNKPYM, from the exons ATGGAG AAGCTCAACCTGGTGAACAGTGTGCTATTTACTGGTAGATGGGCTAAAACTGGTTTATACTATGAGACTGTGCAGGAGATTTTCAAG ACGGTTCACCACAATGCTTACCACGAAGATCCTTATGCAAAGGAGTTTGGCATCAAAATCAGTGAGAAACTTGCTTCGGTTGAAGCACGCATTTTACCTGCACCTTGG CTTAAATACCATGACACTGGTAGAGAAAAGGATTGCTTGCCCCAAGTTGGTCAATGGAATATGATGAACAAG GTTTGTTTTCCAGGCCAATTGCAACTATTCAAGTTCCAACTATCAACATTTGCAA GTAACAAGCCATATATGTGA